CTTCGTCAGCGCCAGCAGCGCGCTGCTCAATGGCGGCGGCGTGGCGCTGCTGCTCAGCCTGCCGGGTCTCGACTACCGCCTGGCCTGGGCGTTGAGCCGCTTCGCCGTGCTGCTGGCTTGGAACTACCCGCTGAGCCGCGACTACCTCTTTGCGCTGGGGAGGGGCGCGGAGGCCGAGGCAGCGGCCGCCGGCGGCTCCGCCGCAGGCGGCAGCGAAGGCGAGCCGCTCTAGCGCGGCGGGGACGCGGCCAGAGCCCCCTGCCCGGCCAGCCCCGGCCGCGCGCACGCCAGGCTGGGCCCCTCGCTGCAGGTCAGAGCACCTCGACACCGCTGCCGGGAACGGAAGCGCTGGCGAAGCCGCTGGTGGCGCGCGCGCGCGGTTGCGGGGCACCGGCCAGCGGCGCGGACGGGCGGCTGGAGAAGGCCTGATTGGCGGCCGACGCCAGGGGTCCGTGACCGGTGATCTCGGGCGTCGATCGATGAGGCGATCGCGCCACGGGCGATTGACTTGAGCCCTGCGACAGCCGCGGCTCGCCGGCCGTCGGCGTCCGGCCCGAAGCTCGGCCAGCGCTGCTGCGACTCGCCAGGACGACCCTCGCGTGGCGTGTGTTCGCCCCATCGGAAAGCCCCTGGGAAAGCTCGCCGGAAAGACTGGCGACCAGAGCCCCGGCGGCCTCGCGCTCGCGCTCGGCTTGGCCGTGGGCTCGCGAGTTCTCACGGGTGCTCCTCGCCACGCGATCCTGGGCCGCACTGAACTCCTTGCGGGCCACCCGCAAGGCGCTCTGGACCAAGCGCGGGGGGAGGCTGCGTCGCAGCATGGCGCCCACCAGCGCTCGGGCGAGCGGCTGGACGCTCCTGGTCGGAGCCGTCCTTCCGCCGCTGGGCCACTTCCGTTCGTGTTGTAGCGACGAGGCGGAGTTCCCTGTCGCCGGGCGTCGGGCCGTGCGCCCTGTCCTCGGCTCGCGCTGCTCCGCGCTCGACGCGCGCCTCTCCGGCGCCCGGAGTGCCTTGCCGGTCAGCGCCTGGAGGGCCAGCGTACCCAGGCCTCGTTGGCTGGCTCCGACCCTTCGAGATGCCGACGCGCTCGAGGTGGAATGCGAAGGCGAGCTTCGGCCAAGCGTTGGCCTTCGGAGCATCCAGCGTGCGCGCGCGCGCTCGAGGACCTGGTTGCGGTAGGTCTCTGAGGGGCTCTGCCGCCTGCTGGTCGTTCGTGGCGTGGGTGTCGGCGCTTCAGCGTTGCGCCCAAGAGCTGTTGCGACGGCGCTGAGGATGGGCCCCCCGGCGGCCGGTGCCGATGCCGTCAGCAGGAGCGCGGCCAGGACCACGCCGCTGAGGCGCGCGGCGCGGGGCCCGGCGGCGCGCGATCGAAGCTGGAACCGGAAGCTCACGGGGGAGCCGAATTGCACGACTCGTGCCGGACTGTAAGTGTAATGCTATTAGTAGCTTGATCGGCTGGCTGGGTGGCGGGCGCCGACGCCTGGTGGCGGCCCTAGGCAGGCTGCCGCGAACGGGACGGGCGTCGTTTGCGACCCCAGCTGGCACTGGCCACCGCCACCAGTCCCAGGCCCAGAACCGGTCCCCAGGCGGCCGCCACGGGGCCGATGACGAGGGTGCGACCGAGCAACCAGCCCCCCGCCACGGCGATCCAGCTCAGCCCCAGCCACGCCAGCGCGCCGCCGAGCGAGGAGGCGAGGCTCGGCCGGCCGACGCCGGTGACCAGCGCCGCTGCCGCGCCCGCCAGCACGACGCAGAGCCACGGATAGGCCAGGCGCGTGTGCAGCACCAGGGTCGTCAGGGTCGGGTCGTGGCCGGCCCGCGATGCAGCGCGGCGCTGACGCAGCAGCGCGGGTGTCGAGAGCGCCTCGGGACGCTGGCGCAGCCAGCGCTCGAGGTCCCGGGCCTCGGCCCAGGGGGCTGGCTCGGCGCCTGCCCTCTGCGCCCCGGGCTCCAGCGGACCGCTGAGGTGCCCCGCCGCGCTCACGCGCCAGGCCCTCAGCACCGGTGGCGCCTCGGCGCGAGGCGAGTGCGTCACCCGTCGCGCGGCGAACACCCAGCCCCCAGGCAGCGTCAGCCAGCGCGTGGGCGGCGAGCTCACGCCGGTGAGCGAGGAGACCAGGGCTTCCCCTGCGACCAGATCGGCCCGCCGCTCGCAAAGGGGCACGACCCACTCGGTCACCACGACGCAGAGCAGCGTGGCCAGCAGGCCGGTGATCAGCAGCGGTACGGCGAGCTGCCGTCGGCTGGCACCAAGCGCGGCGACTGCCTCGAGCTCGCCTCGCTGCTGCGCCGAGCTGAGGGCGATCACCAGGCCGAGCAGCACCGCGGCGGGCGCGAGCTGGACGGCCGCCAGCGGCAGATGCCAGACCATCAGGCGCAGCGCCTCGTTCCATCCAAGCATGGCCGCGGCCCGCCGGCCCTGATCGCCGACCGAGCAGGCCAGATAGACCCAGACCAGCGCTGCCAGCGTCAGCGCGGCTCCCAGCAGGGAGCGCCGCAGCAAGTAGGTGGTAAGCACACGCGACATCGACAGGCCCCCTGCGACGCTGCGGCCGGCCGGCAAGCTGACGTCAGTCCTGGGAGCCAGCCCGAGGGCGCCCAGCTAACCCGCTACACAGCCGAGGCGCCCAGCTTGACGGCGGCGCCCTGCCGGAATACTCCTTGGCCGCGCGCAGCGCAATCAGCGCGAAGGGGCCGCAGTGGCTGGCCGGCGCACGACATCGCGGCATCCTTGCCGCCGCCTCAGGGAGGACGCCATGCAGCAGAAGGTCGCAAATCTCAGTCTTGCCGATGCGGGTCGCTCGAAGATTGAATGGGCCGAGGCCCGGATGCCCGTGATGATGGCGCTGCGCCGTCAGTATGGCGAGTCCAAGCCGCTCAGCGGCATGCGCATCGCTGGCTGCCTACACGTGACCAAGGAGACGGCGGTGCTCGTGCGCACGCTGGGCGCGGCCGGGGCCGAGGTCAGCTGGAGCGGCTGCAATCCGCTCTCGACGCAGGACGAGGTCGCCGCCGCGCTCGCCGCCGAGGGCACCTCGATCTACGCCTGGCATGGCATGAGCACCGAGGAGTTCTATTGGTGCATCGACAAGACGCTCGAGTTCAAGCCGACCCTGACGCTCGACGACGGTGCGGATCTGATCTTCCGCGTGCACCACAAGTATCCCGAGCTGGCCAAGGGCATCGTTGGCGGCACCGAGGAGACGACCACCGGCGTCCATCGCCTACGCGCGATGGCGGCTGATGGGGCCCTGCGCTATCCGGTTTACGCGGTCAATGATGCCGAGACGAAGTGGGACTTCGACAACGTCTATGGCACTGGCCAGAGCTCGCTCGACGGCATCCTGCGCGCGACGAGCGTGCTGATCGCCGGCAAGAACTTCGTCGTCGCTGGTTTTGGCCACTGCGGGCGCGGCTGCGCGATGCGCGCGCGCGGCATGGGCGCCAACGTCATCGTCACGGAGATCAAGCCGACGGCGGCGCTCAAGGCCGTGCTCGAAGGCTACCGCGTGCTGCCGATGGACGAGGCGGCCAAGCTCGGCGATATCTTCATCACGGCCACCGGGATGAAGGATGTCATCGTCAGCCGGCACTTCGCTTCAATGCGCGACGGGGCGATCGTCTGCAACACCGGTCACTACGACTGTGAGATCAACCTCAAGGATCTCTCGCAGCTCGCGGGCAGCCGCGTGCGTGAGCTGCGCCCCAACTGCGACGAGCATCTGCTCGCTGACGGTCGTCGCATCTATGTGCTGGCGAAGGGCCGGTTGGTCAATCTCGCCGCCGCCGAGGGGCACCCCTCCGAGGTGATGGATATGTCCTTCGCCAACCAATTCCTCGCGCTCAAGGCGCTGGCCGAGAGCAAGGGCAGTTTGGAGGCGAAGGTCTACGATCTGCCGGCGGCGCAGGACCAGCAGCTCGCCTCGATCAAGCTCGACACGATGGGTCTGGCGATCGACGCGCTAACGCCGGCCCAGGTCAAGTACCTCGACGCCTACGCCGAGGGCACCTAGAGACCCGAGCGGCGGGCCCCTCCGCCCCCCGAGCGCCCAGCGAGCGCGCTGGCGCTCGGCCTCTCATCGGGCGCGTCATCGGGCGCGTCCGTCATCGGGCGCGTCATCGGGCGCGTCCGTCATCGGGCGCGTCATCGGGCGCGTCATCCGACGTCATCCGGCGCTATTCGAGGTTATTCGAGGTCTGCGGTGATCCGCAGAGCCGAGCGGCCACTGCTAGCGCAGCGCGTCCTTGAGGGCTTCGACCTTATCCGTGCGCTCCCAGCTGAAGTCCGCCTCGTTGCGGCCGAAGTGGCCATAGGCGGCGGTCTGGCGGTAGATCGGACGCAGCAGGTTGAGGTGTTCGACGATCGCTCGGGGACGGCAGTCGAAGACCCGGCGCACGGCGATCGCCAAGCGATCCTCGTCGACCCGACCGGTGCCGAAGGTGTCGACGAGGATCGACACCGGCTCCGCCACGCCGATCGCGTAGGCCAACTGCACCTCGACGTCACGCGCCATCCCGGTGGCCACGATGTTCTTGGCGATGTAGCGCGCGTAGTAGGCCGCGGAGCGGTCAACCTTGCTGGGATCCTTGCCGGAGAAGGCGCCCCCACCGTGGCGACCCCAGCCGCCGTAGGTGTCGACGATGATCTTGCGGCCGGTCAATCCCGAGTCGCCCTGCGGGCCGCCGACGACGAAGCGTCCGGTCGGATTGATGAAGAACTTGGTGTCCTTGGTGACCAGCGCGCGCGGCACGACCTGATCGACCACCTCGTCCATCACGGCCTCGCGGAGCTGCTCGTAACCGACGTCCTCGCTGTGCTGCGTGGAGACGACGATGGCGTCGACGCTGCGCGGTAGCCCATCTTCGTAGCGCACACTGACCTGGCTCTTGCCGTCCGGTCGCAGCCAGTCGAGCGTGCCTCGCTTGCGCACCTCGCTCAGGCGGCGCGTCAGGCGGTGCGCCAGCACGATCGGCAGCGGCATCAGCTCCTCGGTCTGGTCACAGGCGAAGCCGAACATCATGCCCTGATCGCCGGCCCCCTGATCCTGCTTGGTGTAGACGCCATGGCCGTCGACGCCGCGGGCGATGTCGGGGCTCTGGGCCTCGATCGCGGTCAGCACGCTGCAGGTGTCGGCATCGAAACCCATGGCGCTGCTGGTGTACCCGATCTCGCGGATCGCCTGGCGCGCGATGCGTGGGAAGTCGACCTGAGCGCTGGTGGTCAGCTCGCCAGCGAGCAGGACGAGCCCCGTCTTGACGAGGGTCTCACAGGCCACGCGACCGGTTGGATCCTGCGCCAGCACGGAATCCAGGACGGCGTCGGAGATCTGATCGCAGATCTTGTCGGGGTGTCCTTCGGTCACGGACTCTGAGGTGAATAGCATCGTTCCCATGGTCAGGGCTCCCTTCGTCCCAGCGCGACCGAACGCTCTCGGCGCCGCCGCGGCGGCATAATAAAGACGCCCTCGCGGCTGGTGTCAATGCTGCGCAGCGTCGAACCTGCGCAAGCCGCTGAGCAGCGGTGCTGCGCCTCGTGCAGCGGCTTGCGCGCTCGCTGGCGCGAGGGCGCCGCGCGCGCTTGCGGGCGGAAGAGAAGCCGACCGCCGCCGCGCGCCGCGCGCCCAGCCGAGCTGAGGCAGATCGCGATTTGGCGCGCCGTGGGGTGGGGCCCCGAGGAAACCCGCGCGTAGGGGTGTAGGACGGGGTGCTAGGACGGGGTGCTGAGGTCGCGACCTCGGTCATCAAAAGACGCAGACGGCAGGGCCGTTGGTGGTCTTCGCGACCCAGACCTCCGCCCGCGGCGCCATGGCTCGCGCCCGGAGGGATCAGAGCAGTGCTCTAGGCAGTGCGCTCGGTCGGGCTCTTAGTAGTCGCGGGGGGGCCGGCCGCCGCCGCCGCCGCCACCACCACCACGACGGGCGCCGCCGCCGCCACCACCGCCGCCGCCGGGCCCGCCACGATCGCGACGTGTGTCCTCTGCGCGGTCGACCCGGATCGTGCGGCCAGCGAGCGTGGCACCATTCATCTCGGCGATGGCCTTTGTGGCCCCATCGGGGTCAGCGAAGGTCACGAAGCCGAATCCACGGCTCCGACCCGTATCGCGGTCCTTGATCACGACCGCCTCGGTGATCTCGCCGAAGCTTTGAAATGACTCCTGGAGTTCCTCATCGCTGGTCGCCCAGGCCAGACCGCCCACATACACTTTCGTCGACATGGCTTCTTCTTCTTCTCCTTCGTCAGGCAAGGCTGTTCCTCGCCGTGACGGCACGGGCCCCAATCACCTAGCGCTCACCACGGGTACTCACCTAACCCGTGCGCTGGCGTTGGTGAAAGAGGCTGTAAACCGATTTGGCCGCGGCAACTGGAAAGAACGATTGACGGCGTTCCGCCACACGCACCACCCGCCGCGGGTCACGACTGTCGCTCCGCGATCGATGGTCCACGCTCAGCAGGCTCACTATCCAACGGCTCCCCAATCCAGGCCACCAATATGCCGATGATTACCAAATCTGAGGAGCCTTGGCTAGCGGCTTTGCGCTGGGCGCGAAAGCTAGAAAAGCTGCATCGAGCTGCGACGCATGGCTAGACAACGCCAGCGAGCTGGCCTATGGTCCGCCGCGCATGACTCGCGAAGACGCAATCGAATTCGAAGGTATGGTCAACGAAGTGTTGAAGGGCGGCCTGTTTCGCGTCGAGACCGACGCAGGACATACCGTCCTGGCGCATATGGCGGGGAAGATGCGGCGTCACCGCATCCGTGTCGTCCTCGGTGATCAGGTCACCGTGGCCGTGTCGCCCTACGACCCCACGCGCGGCCGCATCGTCTTCCGCGCGCGCTGACCGAACTGCCGCGCGCACCGTACTCGCGCGCACCGTACTCGCGCGCACCGTACTGGGGTTCGCGCCGACCTCGGGTCCTCTACTCGGGTCCTTTGCTCGCCTCAGCGGGCGCTCTTCTTTCCCGTACCCTTCTGCTTGTTCTTCAGCTCCTCTGCCAGCTTCTGCAGCGCCGCGAGCTGTTCGCAGGCCCGCTGGTCGCCGAGCTGGCAGCCGAGATAGGTCAGCTCGAGGCCCTTCTTGACGTCGCGCTCGACCCCCGTCCCGAGCAGGAACATGCCGCCGAGCTGGGCGCAGCCCCGCGCACTGTAGGCCTTGCAGGCGGCGGTGTTGAGCTGGACGGCGCGCGGCAGATCCTTGCGCATGCCCCCCTCGCCCGTCGTGTGCAGCGCCGCGAGGTAGGCACAGGAGAGCGGGTCTTCGCGATCGCAGCCCTTGGTGTAGAGCAGGGCGGCCTCGCCCACGTTCTGGCGGAAGGGCGCTACGCC
The Pseudomonadota bacterium DNA segment above includes these coding regions:
- a CDS encoding LptF/LptG family permease; translated protein: MSRVLTTYLLRRSLLGAALTLAALVWVYLACSVGDQGRRAAAMLGWNEALRLMVWHLPLAAVQLAPAAVLLGLVIALSSAQQRGELEAVAALGASRRQLAVPLLITGLLATLLCVVVTEWVVPLCERRADLVAGEALVSSLTGVSSPPTRWLTLPGGWVFAARRVTHSPRAEAPPVLRAWRVSAAGHLSGPLEPGAQRAGAEPAPWAEARDLERWLRQRPEALSTPALLRQRRAASRAGHDPTLTTLVLHTRLAYPWLCVVLAGAAAALVTGVGRPSLASSLGGALAWLGLSWIAVAGGWLLGRTLVIGPVAAAWGPVLGLGLVAVASASWGRKRRPSRSRQPA
- the ahcY gene encoding adenosylhomocysteinase, which encodes MQQKVANLSLADAGRSKIEWAEARMPVMMALRRQYGESKPLSGMRIAGCLHVTKETAVLVRTLGAAGAEVSWSGCNPLSTQDEVAAALAAEGTSIYAWHGMSTEEFYWCIDKTLEFKPTLTLDDGADLIFRVHHKYPELAKGIVGGTEETTTGVHRLRAMAADGALRYPVYAVNDAETKWDFDNVYGTGQSSLDGILRATSVLIAGKNFVVAGFGHCGRGCAMRARGMGANVIVTEIKPTAALKAVLEGYRVLPMDEAAKLGDIFITATGMKDVIVSRHFASMRDGAIVCNTGHYDCEINLKDLSQLAGSRVRELRPNCDEHLLADGRRIYVLAKGRLVNLAAAEGHPSEVMDMSFANQFLALKALAESKGSLEAKVYDLPAAQDQQLASIKLDTMGLAIDALTPAQVKYLDAYAEGT
- a CDS encoding methionine adenosyltransferase, which produces MGTMLFTSESVTEGHPDKICDQISDAVLDSVLAQDPTGRVACETLVKTGLVLLAGELTTSAQVDFPRIARQAIREIGYTSSAMGFDADTCSVLTAIEAQSPDIARGVDGHGVYTKQDQGAGDQGMMFGFACDQTEELMPLPIVLAHRLTRRLSEVRKRGTLDWLRPDGKSQVSVRYEDGLPRSVDAIVVSTQHSEDVGYEQLREAVMDEVVDQVVPRALVTKDTKFFINPTGRFVVGGPQGDSGLTGRKIIVDTYGGWGRHGGGAFSGKDPSKVDRSAAYYARYIAKNIVATGMARDVEVQLAYAIGVAEPVSILVDTFGTGRVDEDRLAIAVRRVFDCRPRAIVEHLNLLRPIYRQTAAYGHFGRNEADFSWERTDKVEALKDALR
- a CDS encoding RNA-binding protein, with amino-acid sequence MSTKVYVGGLAWATSDEELQESFQSFGEITEAVVIKDRDTGRSRGFGFVTFADPDGATKAIAEMNGATLAGRTIRVDRAEDTRRDRGGPGGGGGGGGGARRGGGGGGGGGRPPRDY
- the infA gene encoding translation initiation factor IF-1 encodes the protein MTREDAIEFEGMVNEVLKGGLFRVETDAGHTVLAHMAGKMRRHRIRVVLGDQVTVAVSPYDPTRGRIVFRAR